The proteins below come from a single Streptomyces spongiicola genomic window:
- a CDS encoding EcsC family protein codes for MALSAYEQREWDRLRKRKEDSLNKQARRLLPQQARDRLAALGQKAGNAPGADKVVAAYGAAATGVSKVVGDTASRTVSRKRVVEQYRRAGHDIADLGRIRELDLRVVDDVAKRNLVRYGHALTAATAGLGSAAAVTGGSVLAGAGTVAGAGAGAAPGIGTVAGAMAADTAMMLALAARAVTATALYYGYDPNDPEEEVFVMSVIALGMSTGTSAKTAAYAELSQLTQLLVRNAPWAKLNEKVLTRITQAFATKFMQNVTKKKLGQIVPIAGMAVGAGLNYVIIDRVAVSAHDAYRERFLIEKSDGDLIGDVTYDDAGTARDDDAIGVIELLREEDVLPTSTPPDSEGQPRV; via the coding sequence ATGGCTCTCTCTGCTTATGAACAACGGGAGTGGGACCGGCTCAGGAAGCGGAAGGAGGATTCCCTCAACAAGCAGGCGAGGAGACTCCTTCCGCAGCAGGCCCGGGACCGACTCGCGGCGCTCGGCCAGAAGGCGGGGAACGCCCCGGGCGCGGACAAGGTGGTCGCCGCCTACGGCGCGGCTGCGACCGGTGTCAGCAAGGTGGTGGGAGACACCGCGAGCAGGACGGTGAGCAGGAAGAGGGTCGTCGAGCAGTATCGGCGTGCCGGACACGACATAGCCGACCTGGGCAGGATCCGTGAGCTCGACCTGCGGGTCGTCGACGATGTCGCGAAGCGCAACCTGGTTCGGTACGGCCACGCGCTCACGGCAGCGACAGCCGGCCTCGGTTCCGCCGCAGCCGTGACCGGCGGATCGGTGCTCGCCGGCGCCGGAACGGTCGCAGGCGCAGGCGCGGGTGCCGCGCCCGGAATCGGTACCGTCGCCGGGGCGATGGCCGCCGACACGGCGATGATGCTCGCGCTCGCCGCTCGAGCGGTCACCGCTACAGCCCTCTACTACGGCTACGACCCGAACGACCCCGAAGAGGAGGTCTTCGTGATGTCCGTGATCGCTCTCGGAATGTCCACGGGGACATCGGCGAAGACGGCCGCGTACGCCGAACTGTCGCAACTCACCCAGCTGCTGGTCCGAAACGCTCCCTGGGCCAAGCTGAACGAGAAGGTCCTCACCAGGATCACCCAGGCTTTCGCGACGAAGTTCATGCAGAACGTGACGAAGAAGAAGCTCGGGCAGATCGTGCCCATCGCCGGCATGGCTGTCGGCGCCGGTCTGAACTACGTGATCATCGACCGGGTCGCCGTATCCGCGCACGACGCGTATCGCGAGCGATTCCTGATCGAGAAGTCGGACGGCGACCTGATCGGTGACGTGACCTACGACGACGCCGGCACAGCGCGGGACGACGACGCGATCGGCGTGATCGAACTGCTCCGGGAGGAGGATGTTCTGCCCACGTCCACCCCGCCCGACTCCGAGGGCCAGCCGCGAGTATGA
- a CDS encoding type ISP restriction/modification enzyme, producing the protein MADARLQWLQEAVSVFGAECKRNLTGPGDREAAIRSPLEQLFRTIAAHHARHDVSWYPETRIPHLGVRPDYAVRVDKHVTGYIEVKRPTKSIDPDSFTGHDKRQWQRLRDLPNLLYTNGTHWRVFRYGMQTGDEVVLTGALKTAGEKLTAGDLAAFDALAQAVLCWDPPEIRRVSVLVQHIAPLCRLLREAVREQLRAEARPDAADSAADRPFTGLRSDWRRLLFPTANDATFADGYAQTVTFALLLARTERIPVTGTSFHEIGRRLNAGHALMGKALQLLTDNVNERFEVTLDLLARTVEAVDWETIRRGNRDAYLHLYESFLSVYDDALRQRSGSYYTPHQVVGEMVRLAEEVLRTRLGKASGYGDESVHIVDPAMGTGTYLHTVIERVALQAAERHGDAMAPDAIGRLAGRLYGFELQMGPFAVAELRAADLLKKHGAHLPPGGLHLYVTDTLDDPHIQEEQLASTYAALSVSRARANRVKADIPVTVVISNPPYDDKAENRGGWIEKRVKGQGRPPLDDFRYPGNGRYEHALKNMYIYFWRWATWKVFDAHEDERHGVVCFITPSAFASGPAGRGMRDYLRRTCDEGWIINLSPEGQRSDVATRVFPHVAQPLSICVFVRRADHGSGGPARIHYRALHGRRAEKFDQLRGVRLDDGGWRDAHSRGVRPFTPAALSGWEDYPSLEALFPWGSPGSKSNRSWVSSPSASVLARRWARVCAEDDPEVKPVLFKETRDRRLGTRPPHLPGFPHPGRSMEREKGAEPRIARIALRSFDRQWLIADNRVLDFPRPDLWESLQPGQIFLNQQSSHEISGGPALAATALVPDTHHFNGRGGRVHPVLHPDGSANVPTGLLRYLAAALGLDDVPVHDLAAYAVAVAGHGAFTEHFAEELLTPGVRLPLTRDPELWSEAVGAGREFLWAATYGEAGTPPGGPPADGDGVGFPPGDPRQVRYETGIGSAVPDTLGYDAETGTLHVGPGTFTGVPPEVWDYEVGGMHVIRKWFGYRKASPTSRKTSPLDDMHVTAWPREWTEELIDLLSVLRRLVDLAPAQQALTTRIVGSPVITVAELTSAGVLPPQPGATRARRRVVLEFGRPEES; encoded by the coding sequence ATGGCCGACGCACGTCTTCAGTGGCTCCAGGAAGCCGTCTCCGTCTTCGGCGCCGAATGCAAACGGAACCTGACGGGCCCCGGTGACCGCGAGGCAGCCATCCGCAGCCCGCTGGAACAGCTGTTCCGCACGATCGCCGCGCACCACGCCCGGCACGACGTCAGCTGGTACCCGGAGACCCGCATCCCCCATCTGGGGGTACGCCCCGACTACGCCGTCCGCGTCGACAAGCACGTGACCGGCTACATCGAAGTGAAGCGGCCCACCAAGAGCATCGACCCCGACTCCTTCACCGGCCACGACAAGAGGCAGTGGCAGCGCCTGCGCGACCTCCCCAACCTGCTCTACACCAACGGCACCCACTGGCGTGTCTTCCGGTACGGCATGCAGACCGGTGACGAGGTCGTCCTGACCGGCGCCCTGAAGACCGCCGGGGAGAAGCTGACCGCCGGCGACCTCGCCGCCTTCGACGCCCTGGCCCAGGCCGTGCTCTGCTGGGACCCGCCCGAGATCCGGCGAGTCTCGGTCCTGGTCCAGCACATCGCGCCCCTGTGCCGCCTGCTGCGCGAAGCCGTACGGGAACAACTACGGGCCGAAGCACGGCCGGACGCGGCCGACTCCGCCGCCGACCGCCCCTTCACCGGCCTCAGGAGCGACTGGCGCCGGCTCCTCTTCCCCACCGCGAACGACGCCACCTTCGCCGACGGCTACGCGCAGACCGTCACCTTCGCACTGCTCCTCGCCCGCACCGAGCGCATCCCGGTCACCGGCACGAGCTTCCACGAGATCGGCCGCCGCCTCAACGCGGGCCATGCGCTGATGGGCAAGGCCCTCCAACTGCTCACCGACAACGTCAACGAGCGGTTCGAGGTGACCCTGGACCTCCTCGCCCGCACCGTCGAGGCCGTCGACTGGGAGACCATCCGCCGAGGCAACCGGGACGCCTACCTCCACCTCTACGAGTCGTTCCTGTCCGTCTACGACGACGCACTCCGCCAGCGCAGCGGCTCGTACTACACCCCGCACCAGGTCGTCGGGGAGATGGTCCGCCTCGCGGAAGAAGTGCTGCGCACCCGCCTGGGCAAGGCAAGCGGCTACGGCGACGAGAGCGTCCACATCGTCGACCCCGCCATGGGCACCGGCACCTACCTGCACACCGTCATCGAGCGGGTGGCGCTGCAAGCGGCCGAGCGCCACGGCGACGCCATGGCACCCGACGCCATCGGCCGTCTCGCCGGGCGGCTGTACGGCTTCGAGCTTCAGATGGGGCCGTTCGCCGTCGCCGAACTCCGCGCCGCCGACCTCCTGAAGAAGCACGGCGCCCACCTCCCGCCGGGCGGCCTCCACCTCTATGTGACGGACACGCTCGACGACCCTCACATCCAGGAGGAGCAGCTCGCCTCGACCTATGCGGCCCTGTCGGTGTCACGCGCCCGCGCCAACCGGGTGAAGGCCGACATCCCCGTCACCGTCGTCATTTCGAATCCGCCCTACGACGACAAGGCCGAGAACCGCGGTGGCTGGATCGAGAAGCGGGTGAAGGGTCAGGGCAGACCTCCGCTGGACGACTTCCGGTATCCGGGCAACGGCCGGTACGAGCACGCGCTGAAGAACATGTACATCTACTTCTGGCGGTGGGCGACCTGGAAGGTCTTCGACGCCCACGAGGACGAACGGCACGGCGTCGTCTGCTTCATCACTCCCTCGGCTTTCGCCAGCGGTCCGGCCGGGCGGGGCATGCGCGACTATCTGCGCAGGACCTGCGACGAGGGGTGGATCATCAACCTGTCGCCGGAAGGCCAGCGGTCGGACGTGGCCACCCGCGTGTTCCCGCATGTCGCCCAGCCGCTGTCGATCTGCGTCTTCGTACGGCGGGCGGATCACGGGTCCGGTGGACCGGCGCGCATCCACTACCGGGCGCTGCACGGCAGGCGGGCGGAGAAGTTCGATCAGCTCCGGGGGGTGCGCCTCGATGACGGGGGCTGGCGGGACGCGCACTCGCGGGGGGTGCGGCCGTTCACTCCGGCCGCCTTGTCGGGCTGGGAGGACTACCCTTCGCTGGAGGCGCTCTTCCCCTGGGGCAGTCCGGGCAGCAAGTCCAACCGGTCATGGGTGAGTTCGCCGTCGGCGTCGGTTCTCGCCCGCCGCTGGGCGCGTGTCTGCGCGGAGGACGATCCCGAGGTCAAACCCGTCCTGTTCAAGGAGACACGGGACCGCCGGCTCGGCACGCGGCCGCCTCACCTGCCGGGCTTCCCACACCCCGGCCGGAGCATGGAGCGGGAGAAGGGCGCGGAGCCGCGGATCGCGCGGATCGCCCTGCGCAGTTTCGACCGCCAGTGGCTCATCGCCGACAACAGGGTGCTCGACTTCCCAAGGCCCGACCTGTGGGAGTCCTTGCAGCCGGGGCAGATATTCCTCAACCAGCAGAGCAGCCACGAGATCAGCGGCGGTCCCGCACTGGCCGCCACCGCGCTGGTGCCGGACACCCACCACTTCAACGGCCGGGGCGGAAGGGTGCACCCCGTTCTCCATCCGGACGGCAGTGCCAACGTCCCCACCGGCCTGCTCCGGTATCTGGCCGCCGCGCTCGGCCTCGACGACGTGCCGGTGCACGACCTCGCCGCGTACGCGGTGGCCGTCGCCGGGCACGGTGCCTTCACCGAGCACTTCGCGGAGGAACTACTCACGCCCGGCGTCCGGTTACCCCTCACGCGCGACCCGGAGCTGTGGAGCGAGGCCGTCGGTGCGGGACGCGAGTTCCTGTGGGCGGCGACCTACGGCGAGGCCGGCACCCCGCCCGGCGGGCCGCCGGCCGACGGGGACGGCGTCGGCTTTCCGCCGGGAGACCCACGGCAGGTGCGGTACGAGACGGGCATCGGCTCCGCCGTGCCCGACACGCTCGGCTACGACGCGGAGACCGGCACCCTGCACGTGGGCCCGGGCACCTTCACGGGCGTCCCGCCCGAGGTGTGGGACTACGAGGTCGGCGGCATGCACGTCATCAGGAAGTGGTTCGGCTACCGGAAGGCCTCGCCGACGAGCAGGAAGACCAGTCCCCTGGATGACATGCACGTCACGGCCTGGCCGAGGGAGTGGACGGAGGAGCTGATCGACCTGTTGTCGGTCCTGCGGCGGCTGGTCGACCTCGCACCCGCGCAGCAGGCGCTCACCACGAGGATCGTCGGTTCGCCGGTCATCACCGTCGCCGAACTCACGTCGGCGGGTGTCCTCCCACCGCAGCCGGGGGCGACCCGCGCCCGGCGCCGTGTCGTCCTGGAGTTCGGCCGGCCGGAGGAGTCATGA
- a CDS encoding BRCT domain-containing protein has protein sequence MPNRPCGGTVHRLQGRTVCFTGRVLVKGEWTVRTRCAERARELQAIPKTDFSRKVTLVVYGDLASKVVTDDRRAYSSTLVRAEAERRRGRHVCVVDADGFSKLLDGRPAPCLELRRARTGRVRPVAATASERRVRPVAATASERRVRPVAATASERRVRPVAATASERRVLGGPLRVRRTGRRTVGDLTLDLSRLDEGTAVHEATVGALIRHLSQQGIEACGHAPGGPEFDAGWLRGEDVFIAEVKSLTGAREDQQIRLGIGQVLDYAHQLRTAYPRTVTHPVLVLERRPSAARWTTLADSIGLRLTWAPDFGGL, from the coding sequence GTGCCGAACCGACCGTGCGGAGGAACGGTCCACAGGCTCCAGGGCCGGACGGTCTGCTTCACGGGGCGTGTTCTCGTCAAGGGCGAGTGGACGGTCAGGACACGCTGCGCCGAGCGGGCCCGGGAACTCCAGGCGATCCCCAAGACCGACTTCTCCCGGAAGGTCACCCTCGTCGTCTACGGCGATCTGGCCAGCAAGGTGGTCACCGACGACCGTCGAGCCTACAGCAGCACGCTGGTGCGCGCCGAGGCCGAGCGCAGGCGGGGACGGCACGTCTGCGTCGTGGACGCGGACGGCTTCTCGAAGCTGCTCGACGGCCGTCCCGCACCGTGCCTGGAGCTGAGAAGGGCACGCACCGGGCGTGTTCGCCCGGTCGCGGCCACCGCGTCCGAGAGGCGTGTTCGCCCGGTCGCGGCCACCGCGTCCGAGAGGCGTGTTCGCCCGGTCGCGGCCACCGCGTCCGAGAGGCGTGTTCGCCCGGTCGCGGCCACCGCGTCCGAGAGGCGCGTTCTCGGCGGCCCGCTGCGGGTGCGGAGGACCGGCCGGCGCACCGTCGGTGATCTCACGCTGGACCTCAGCCGTCTCGACGAGGGGACGGCCGTGCACGAGGCGACGGTCGGCGCGCTCATCAGGCACCTGTCGCAGCAGGGGATCGAGGCGTGTGGGCATGCTCCCGGCGGTCCGGAGTTCGACGCCGGGTGGTTGCGCGGTGAGGACGTGTTCATCGCCGAGGTGAAGAGCCTGACCGGTGCGCGTGAGGACCAGCAGATCCGTTTGGGCATCGGACAAGTCCTCGACTACGCCCACCAACTCCGGACCGCGTATCCCCGCACCGTCACACATCCGGTCCTGGTGCTGGAGAGACGTCCGTCCGCGGCCCGTTGGACCACGCTGGCCGACAGTATCGGCCTGCGGCTCACCTGGGCACCCGACTTCGGCGGACTCTGA
- a CDS encoding GmrSD restriction endonuclease domain-containing protein, whose translation MRAQEITFLKLVQGDKQFQVPLYQRTYSWGGEQLKRLWEDVGELVDQHLAGDLAAPHFLGSVVLAPGQIQAGGVQRWLVVDGQQRLTTLMLAFTALRDHLKETGDTRAADRVHRQILVNEFHEGLDHYRLLPTQADREAYTACVQSRAEAGGGDNVGAAYRFFRGALADGPEAGDERWIATVETVLKDLLSIVEITAESGDNVYRIFESINNTGVGLSQSDLLRNYVFMLLPRRGERIYQELWLPMQQSLGPKNLELLVWLDLVVRGHHKTKQSEIYREQQKRLQPLAGDEGALQGEIEQLAERAGRFLHIIEPAREQSPALRAVLERLASWGGQTHFPLALHLLDLLAAGRTTPDDAAQALGYVESYLVRRLICQTPTTGLNRIFMDAPKDLETDRPAAEAVRRFLSGRRRRWPSDEELGEAIRTKPFYWSGRPPQRSYILRRLEESYRASEPVDFAKASLSVEHVLPQRPAPAWFDLLAEETEPGQTPQELHDRLVHTLGNLTLTGDNSKLSNHPFERKQQILDSSALRMNLEIASAQRWGRAEIHERAGRLAVRAVELWPGPIGGIKPSGEESPGWAELRAALVAMPSGTWTTYGDVAELIGSHPVAVGSYLGANPTVIGAYRVLTAEGKISPSFRWAEGSDRPPPQELLGSEGVRFDSWGRAHRTRRLSAAELATLLGKDVSRPAVLDPLPGGEDAAAAERFRTQLRENRPDAYAGVLEALDFWRRQGGHVTYGRHEETSCFPMLDAGTSHRPHLLWPFGIYPVSGTVEVVFQYLRSRSPFDDTEQRRELLNRLNKIDGIDLPEAKLELRPSFPVSVFAQHGDRIREVLDWFVGAAALDLARRD comes from the coding sequence ATGCGCGCGCAGGAGATCACCTTCCTGAAGCTCGTCCAGGGGGACAAGCAGTTTCAGGTCCCCCTCTACCAGCGGACGTACAGCTGGGGCGGGGAGCAGCTGAAGCGGCTCTGGGAGGACGTCGGCGAACTCGTCGACCAGCATCTGGCCGGTGATCTGGCGGCTCCCCATTTCCTCGGCTCCGTGGTGCTCGCACCGGGTCAGATCCAGGCGGGTGGTGTGCAGAGATGGCTGGTGGTGGACGGACAGCAGCGCCTGACCACGCTGATGCTGGCTTTCACGGCACTCCGCGACCATCTCAAGGAGACCGGTGACACGCGCGCCGCGGACCGGGTGCACCGCCAGATTCTGGTCAACGAGTTCCACGAGGGCCTCGACCACTACCGCTTGCTGCCCACACAGGCGGACCGGGAGGCGTACACCGCCTGTGTGCAGTCCCGGGCCGAGGCGGGCGGCGGCGACAACGTCGGGGCCGCCTACCGGTTCTTCCGCGGTGCGCTGGCCGATGGGCCCGAGGCGGGCGACGAACGGTGGATCGCCACGGTCGAGACGGTCCTGAAGGACCTGCTCTCCATCGTGGAGATCACCGCCGAGTCCGGCGACAACGTCTACCGGATCTTCGAGTCGATCAACAACACGGGTGTCGGACTCAGCCAGAGCGACCTGTTGCGCAACTACGTCTTCATGCTGCTGCCCCGGCGGGGCGAGCGGATCTACCAGGAACTGTGGCTGCCCATGCAGCAGAGCCTCGGTCCGAAGAACCTCGAACTGCTGGTCTGGCTCGACCTGGTGGTGCGCGGCCACCACAAGACCAAGCAGAGCGAGATCTACCGCGAGCAGCAGAAGCGGCTCCAGCCGCTGGCCGGTGACGAGGGCGCGCTACAGGGCGAGATCGAGCAACTTGCCGAGCGGGCGGGGAGGTTCCTGCACATCATCGAGCCCGCACGCGAGCAGTCCCCGGCCCTGCGCGCGGTCCTGGAGCGTCTGGCCTCCTGGGGCGGCCAGACCCACTTCCCGCTCGCACTGCACCTGCTGGACCTTCTCGCCGCCGGCAGGACGACGCCCGACGACGCGGCGCAGGCGCTGGGTTACGTCGAGTCCTATCTCGTGCGGCGCCTGATCTGCCAGACACCGACCACCGGCCTCAACCGGATCTTCATGGACGCCCCGAAGGATCTGGAGACCGACCGGCCGGCCGCCGAGGCGGTCCGGCGGTTCCTGTCCGGACGGCGCCGCCGCTGGCCGAGCGACGAGGAGCTGGGCGAGGCGATCCGTACCAAGCCGTTCTACTGGAGCGGCCGTCCTCCGCAGCGCAGCTACATCCTGCGCCGCCTGGAGGAGAGCTACCGGGCCTCCGAGCCCGTGGACTTCGCCAAGGCGTCCCTCAGCGTGGAGCACGTGCTGCCGCAGCGTCCCGCTCCGGCGTGGTTCGACCTGCTCGCCGAGGAGACGGAGCCCGGCCAGACTCCGCAGGAGCTGCACGACCGGCTCGTGCACACACTCGGCAACCTCACGCTGACCGGAGACAACTCCAAGCTCTCCAATCATCCGTTCGAACGCAAGCAGCAGATCCTCGACTCGAGCGCGCTGCGCATGAACCTCGAGATCGCGTCGGCGCAGCGCTGGGGCAGGGCGGAGATCCATGAGCGGGCAGGCCGTCTGGCCGTGCGCGCGGTGGAGCTGTGGCCCGGCCCGATCGGCGGGATCAAGCCGTCCGGCGAGGAGTCGCCGGGATGGGCCGAGCTGCGCGCCGCGCTGGTCGCGATGCCGAGCGGCACATGGACGACGTACGGCGATGTCGCCGAGCTGATCGGCAGCCACCCGGTGGCCGTCGGCAGCTATCTCGGCGCCAACCCCACGGTGATCGGCGCCTATCGGGTGCTCACCGCCGAGGGCAAGATCTCGCCCTCCTTCCGCTGGGCGGAGGGCAGCGACCGCCCGCCGCCGCAGGAGCTGCTGGGCAGTGAGGGAGTGCGCTTCGACTCCTGGGGCCGGGCGCACCGCACCCGGCGCCTGTCGGCCGCCGAGCTGGCGACCCTGCTGGGCAAGGACGTGAGCCGGCCCGCGGTGCTCGACCCGCTCCCCGGTGGGGAGGACGCCGCGGCGGCCGAGCGCTTCCGCACGCAGTTGCGGGAGAACCGGCCGGACGCGTACGCCGGTGTCCTGGAGGCCCTCGACTTCTGGCGCCGTCAGGGCGGCCATGTGACCTACGGCCGGCACGAGGAGACGAGCTGCTTCCCGATGCTCGACGCCGGGACGAGCCACCGGCCCCACCTGCTCTGGCCGTTCGGGATCTACCCGGTGAGCGGGACCGTCGAGGTGGTCTTCCAGTACCTCAGGTCCCGCAGTCCCTTCGACGACACGGAACAGCGCCGCGAGCTGCTGAACCGTCTCAACAAGATCGACGGCATCGACCTGCCCGAGGCGAAGCTGGAACTGCGTCCGTCGTTCCCGGTGAGTGTCTTCGCGCAGCACGGTGACCGGATTCGCGAGGTGCTGGACTGGTTCGTGGGGGCGGCGGCACTGGATCTCGCGCGGCGGGACTGA
- a CDS encoding DEAD/DEAH box helicase, whose product MPRLALSDDFVADLISLQRPVQKDVSDAIQMFRSMTVPQLHASKGMHLEKLERARDPRIRTIRITRFYRGVLLAPDDGSDLFTLLRVAAHDDAINWARKRAYSVNGATGGLEVRNVEALEQMETYFETKADTAPTRLLEAHSDTVLRDLGIDDQVLRLARVCLTVDDLTVMAPPMMPADQYEVLEFLAAGYSPEDVWEQLIAPRGQTVRTAEDRTEVTLTEAILNTPDRIVEVTGPGELERILTEDFTRWRIFLHPAQRRYAQHPGFTGPAQVTGGPGTGKTVVALHRVRHLLRTARDGDRILLTTFTNAMAAALRDSLALLLGDADAHLLERVDVTTVDALAARVIREARGGSPKPLSAAAEKSAWSRAVAREDLPWTERFLSQEFRNVVLAQGLRTPEEYLRCVRRGRGTQVGRVQRARLWRVMERFTADLAARDSATYTQLCDQAARILAESAPRYRHVVVDEAQDLHPAQWRVLRACAASRANDMFLVGDPHQRIYDSRVSLRTLGIDVRGRASRLRLNYRSTEEILRWSASLLDGQPVGRLGEDDEDGGRDSLRGYRSQLHGRVPAARGYGSQDEELRALVEQARTWIERDGVKPSEVAVCARFNTLVDAVIARLRRERIPAVAVKDDPGPEVSGVRVATMHAMKGLEFRCVAVVGVTAGVLPFAPQVTPAEVDPVQHRSDLLAEHCLLFVACTRARDALAISWSGDRSRMLDPVAG is encoded by the coding sequence ATGCCCCGACTCGCTCTCTCCGACGACTTCGTCGCGGACCTCATCTCGCTGCAGAGACCGGTCCAGAAGGACGTCAGCGACGCGATCCAGATGTTCCGGAGCATGACGGTCCCCCAGCTCCATGCGAGCAAGGGCATGCACCTGGAGAAGCTGGAACGGGCACGCGATCCCCGGATCCGCACCATTCGCATCACCAGGTTCTACCGGGGTGTGCTCCTGGCCCCCGACGACGGTAGCGACCTGTTCACGCTCCTACGGGTCGCAGCGCATGACGACGCGATCAACTGGGCCCGCAAGCGCGCCTACTCGGTCAACGGCGCCACGGGAGGACTGGAGGTGCGCAACGTCGAGGCACTCGAGCAGATGGAGACCTACTTCGAGACGAAGGCGGACACCGCGCCCACCCGCCTCCTCGAAGCGCACTCCGACACCGTCCTGCGCGACCTCGGCATCGACGACCAGGTGCTGCGGCTGGCCCGCGTCTGCCTCACGGTCGACGACCTGACGGTCATGGCACCGCCCATGATGCCCGCCGACCAGTACGAGGTACTGGAGTTCCTGGCGGCCGGCTACTCCCCCGAGGACGTCTGGGAGCAGCTGATCGCTCCGCGGGGGCAGACCGTGCGCACGGCGGAGGACCGGACGGAGGTCACCCTCACCGAGGCGATCCTCAACACTCCCGACCGCATCGTGGAGGTGACCGGCCCGGGCGAGCTGGAGCGCATCCTCACCGAGGACTTCACCCGCTGGCGGATCTTCCTCCACCCCGCCCAGCGCCGCTACGCCCAGCACCCCGGATTCACCGGCCCCGCCCAGGTCACCGGCGGTCCGGGCACCGGCAAGACGGTGGTCGCCCTGCACCGGGTGCGGCATCTGCTGCGCACCGCCCGCGACGGTGACCGGATCCTGCTGACCACCTTCACCAACGCCATGGCGGCCGCCCTGAGGGACAGCCTCGCGCTGCTCCTCGGCGACGCCGACGCCCACCTGCTGGAGCGTGTCGACGTCACCACGGTGGACGCGCTCGCCGCGCGGGTCATCCGGGAGGCGAGGGGCGGCTCGCCGAAGCCGCTGTCCGCCGCCGCGGAGAAGAGTGCCTGGAGCCGTGCCGTCGCCCGCGAGGACCTGCCGTGGACGGAGCGGTTCCTGTCGCAGGAGTTCCGCAACGTCGTCCTGGCACAGGGTCTGCGCACACCCGAGGAGTACCTGCGCTGTGTACGGCGGGGACGCGGCACCCAGGTGGGGCGGGTGCAACGAGCCCGGCTGTGGCGGGTGATGGAGCGGTTCACGGCGGACCTCGCCGCACGCGACTCGGCGACGTACACCCAGCTGTGCGACCAGGCGGCGCGCATCCTCGCCGAGAGTGCGCCGCGCTACCGCCATGTCGTCGTGGACGAGGCGCAGGACCTGCATCCGGCCCAGTGGCGCGTACTGCGCGCCTGCGCCGCCTCCCGGGCGAACGACATGTTCCTGGTCGGCGACCCTCATCAGCGCATCTACGACTCGCGCGTCTCGCTCCGCACGCTGGGCATCGACGTGCGGGGGCGCGCCTCCCGGCTCCGCCTCAACTACCGCAGTACGGAGGAGATCCTGCGCTGGTCGGCGTCCCTTCTCGACGGTCAGCCGGTGGGCCGGCTCGGTGAGGACGACGAGGACGGCGGCCGGGACTCCCTGCGCGGCTACCGGTCCCAGCTGCACGGCCGCGTACCGGCGGCGCGGGGATACGGCAGTCAGGACGAGGAGCTGCGGGCGCTGGTCGAACAGGCCCGCACTTGGATCGAGCGGGACGGGGTCAAACCGTCCGAAGTGGCGGTGTGCGCCCGGTTCAACACGCTGGTCGACGCCGTCATCGCGCGCCTGCGGCGGGAGCGCATCCCGGCGGTCGCGGTCAAGGACGACCCCGGGCCGGAGGTGTCCGGGGTGCGCGTGGCCACCATGCACGCGATGAAGGGGCTGGAGTTCCGGTGTGTCGCCGTGGTGGGCGTGACGGCAGGCGTCCTGCCGTTCGCCCCGCAGGTGACGCCGGCCGAGGTCGATCCCGTCCAGCACCGGTCGGATCTGCTGGCCGAGCACTGCCTGCTCTTCGTGGCGTGTACGCGGGCCCGCGACGCACTGGCGATCTCGTGGAGCGGTGATCGCAGCCGCATGCTGGACCCGGTTGCCGGCTGA
- a CDS encoding nucleotidyl transferase AbiEii/AbiGii toxin family protein: MKLTPLHERLLADILDLGSPYPLVLTGGYAVQAHGLVERFSRDLDVATENPAPMQEIVASLTAGLGARGWRTTHVQTDPLSGRFLVTDPDTGEECEVDVLKEAFWAPPAQTPYGPVLSLDDVIGTKVRALADRGTVRDLIDVQAASRHRSTADLESLGRRRAHDEFSLEDLRDRLIGADWYEDEDYAAYGLTSRQIGELKAWALEWAEDLGARIHDENA; this comes from the coding sequence GTGAAGCTCACTCCGCTCCACGAGCGTCTCCTCGCCGACATCCTGGACCTCGGCTCCCCCTACCCCCTGGTCCTCACCGGCGGATACGCCGTGCAGGCCCACGGCCTGGTCGAACGCTTCAGCCGCGACCTCGACGTCGCCACCGAGAACCCCGCTCCGATGCAGGAGATCGTCGCCTCACTCACAGCGGGTCTCGGTGCGCGCGGATGGCGGACCACGCACGTCCAGACCGATCCGCTCAGCGGCCGTTTCCTCGTCACCGATCCGGACACCGGCGAGGAGTGCGAGGTCGACGTCCTCAAGGAGGCGTTCTGGGCTCCGCCCGCTCAGACCCCCTACGGCCCCGTTCTTTCCCTCGACGACGTGATCGGCACCAAGGTCCGTGCCCTCGCCGACCGCGGCACCGTCCGTGACCTCATCGACGTCCAGGCGGCCTCCCGCCACCGCTCCACCGCCGACCTCGAATCCCTGGGCCGCCGTCGCGCCCACGACGAGTTCAGCCTCGAAGACCTCCGGGACCGGCTCATCGGCGCGGACTGGTACGAGGACGAGGACTACGCCGCGTACGGGCTCACCTCCCGGCAGATCGGAGAACTCAAGGCGTGGGCGCTGGAGTGGGCGGAGGATCTGGGCGCGCGGATCCACGACGAGAACGCCTGA